AGAAGTGTCCAAAATATTACAGATGCAATTGCACTGGCGCCATACTGAACGAGACTgatccctccctcctccatgaTATGATGCTTTCGTGAACAATGTCTGAAACCACGCAGCTGCCTGTGCTTCATAACACACTGCACTTATGTATCTATTCTGCTGTCTACTACTGCCTCCTCCAGAAGGCCACCACCTCCAATTTTTCCTCTTTAGAAACTCGGGCATTAACAGTGAATATTTTCTCCTTCCAGATGAAGCTATTAGCTCTTGCTGTGTTTGCCCTGCTGTCTGTTGCTCACAGCGAGGAGGGAGCCAGGCTACTCGCCTCTAAATCTCTGTTAAACAGATATGCGGTGGAGGGCAAGGACCTGACTCTGCAGTACAACATCTACAATGTTGGCTCCAGGTAAGCCTGGTCTGTGTTCTTGGTACCTATCAGGTGGCTGGCCCTGAAGGACACGGAGTATTAGAGGTGTGTCTCTGCGGTGTGTGTTTCACTAGCTCGGGGAGGAGGGAGACATCTAGAGTAAAAACCTTTCTCAAGCTCCTCCCTTACTCCTCCCAAATCCCCTCTGGGGGCAGGAGCAAATAGAGGGGAAGAATCTCTATTCATAGATTACAAGTCCAGAAGGGTCCACTGTGGTCACCTAAGGTTTTCTGTTACCGCTGTTAAAATGACTCTGTTCTCTCTGGAGTCCATAGGACTGTTGACTTGAGTAGGAGTGGAGTTGCAGTGTATGAGCCCCCTCTCAGGCCCACTTGGGAAGGAGCATTATACATGGCTTTGAGGGTAATGAGACTAAGTGTGCAGGGGTTTtttgggatgtgggggaggatTGTGATTCTGGAGGCTGTGAAAGGCTCTCAGTGGATTTATGCATATGGGAGCAAATCAGTGTTCATTGTGTTGCTGTTTTAGACTCCGtagcttctctctctttctctctcaatcTCCCATTCGCCCCCAAAGCTCATGTTTAAGCTCTTACCAAGTTCTGGCACTCCACTCTCTAATCCCCCTGTTGAccctttcctctctgctccagccctggtccCTGCCTTCTTCATGTGCATCTTTGACTGCATCATCATCTACTGGTGTCCAGAATGCTGCAGTTGAAAATCACCTTCCTTTCCTGTCACTTGTATCCTCAATGCAGGGCTCCCTTCCTCACATGCATAGACCTCCATTGGCTTCCCGGGCTCTTTCCACAGCCCATTCCTTGTCCTCTGCTTCATGGCTCCTCTCAGCTCTTCCCTCTTATGCCCCAGATCCAGCTCGTCCTGCTCGGCAGTCATTTCTTCTTGATGCTGTCTTCCTTCTACCTCTCATCTCTGTGACTTTTTACTCCAGATCAGCAGCTAGCACTGAACTTTTCCCTGTTTGTGAACCAGCCTGTAgcatcatagggttagaaggcaccaccaggatcatctagtctaacccactAATGCATACCCCAGGCTCTGTTCATGACCCCCCTCTCTGTTGTGTTTAGTGCAGCTTTGGATGTGGAGTTGTCGGATGATTCTTTCCCCCCGGAAGATTTTGGCATTGTCTCTGGAATGCTTAACGTCAAGTGGGACAGGATTGCTCCGTATCTTTTTGCAGTTCGAAACAATCTCCCCTCATGCCATGTCCTGGGTCTATTCTTGGGCTCCGCCTTGTCCCTTCTGATGCCCAAGGATACCAGGACACTTCCAACTCCATGCATCATCCCTGAAATGCAAGCGCACCTGGCTTCTGGCTAAGGCTCCGAGGGCAAATCCCAATAAAGTGCCCTGGGATCTCTAGTGTCCTTGCAAACAAGAACTAGTTCTTGGGTCTCACAACACATGGCCGCCCCTCACATTAAATTGCATGGAACTCCATTTATCTGTCACGGAAGGAGGAATAGATGAGTTGTCCCTGTAAGGGTCTGAATCTGTAGTTGAAGGTGGTTTTAAGATTTCAAACCTGCTGGTTAGACCCCCCTCCCTGTGTTTTGAGTCTTGCTCCCCCTGGAACAAAATGCAATTTGTTTCCTTAACCATCTGCTACCCAGAGCCAGCAACGTATCTCACACTGTGGTCCTGAGGCCCCTCAAAGCTGGCTACTTCAACTTCACCTCAGCTACCATCACGTACCTGGCACAGGAGGGAGGGCAGGTTGTGGTGAGTGGCTACTACCTTTCTTGTGAGCTTGATCATGTACAGGATCCTTATGGTAGATCTCACAGCCGAGATGCACAGTGTGTGCTCCTAGACACAGCCATAGAGGGATGATagagtgtgtctctctctcctcatgTAGTGTTTGCTACGCAGCGCCTGCAGTGCCAGGAACAGCGGGCAAATACTAATTCTTTTCCCCCTGTTTCAGGTTGGCTTCACCAGtgcccctgggcagggaggaaTCCTGGCTCAGAGAGAGTTTGACAGGAGGTTTTCCCCTCACTTTGTAAGTACCATTAAACCAGTAATCCATTTTCTCACAGTGACTGTACAGTTCAAATCAGCATTGGCCTTTTTCGTGCGTGCTGGCTCGTGGCGTGAAAGCAGAAGCCCAGGCACTAAATTAAAAGCCACCTGGGAAGCAAGTTTTTGGGGCAACTTCAGCAAAATCTTGCAAGAAGAGTGAAAATTAATTCATCATGGGCCGTTAGACTCGCTTCTAGGAATGAGCCTGTGTTGTAGGGTTGGGATCAAAACGCTTGGGCGGGGCGCGCTCAGGTATGAGAAGCTGGGAGTTCAGCTGTGCATAACCCATCTCAACTCTACTTCTAATGGATTTTCTCCTTCTGCCAGCTCGACTGGGCAGCTTTTGGAGTGATGACCCTTCCCTCCATCGGAATCCCTCTGCTGCTGTGGTACTCGAGCAAGAGAAAATACGATACCCCCAAGACCAAGAAGAACTGAGGAAAGCCAAATGCAGCCAGCCCCCAGAGCTCAGGAACCCCACTTAGAATTACAGTGTACTCAATGTAGCAGCAATCAACCCTCCAAATCGAGTGACTGGGCCACCGGTTCAGTGCTGGCAGGGGCGGGATTTGTATAATTCTTGTGGCCGGTCGCTTTCTCgaggttttttttaaccctttctcaGCAGATCTGGAGCAAATACCTCTCCGGTTCTGTTGTAATTAAGCTCCAGATGCAGCCGCTGTACAAGAATGCTAATAACGCCCAAGGAGTGTGGGGCTGAGAGCCTTTCTGCAGCATCGGTGGCATCACCCCTGCTTGCCGAATGCCAGTCGTATGTGGCCAGATCTCTTCACGCCACAATCCGCCTTGATCTTGGATCAGCCCATCACCCTCGCTCCCCAGCATTTTATGCTTCTTACAGCTGTCACTGAGAGGATTGATCGAGTGACGGTAATGGAGACCTCCTTTCTATGCAGGTTTATTAGTGCCGTTCCC
The genomic region above belongs to Gopherus evgoodei ecotype Sinaloan lineage chromosome 24, rGopEvg1_v1.p, whole genome shotgun sequence and contains:
- the SSR2 gene encoding translocon-associated protein subunit beta; protein product: MKLLALAVFALLSVAHSEEGARLLASKSLLNRYAVEGKDLTLQYNIYNVGSSAALDVELSDDSFPPEDFGIVSGMLNVKWDRIAPASNVSHTVVLRPLKAGYFNFTSATITYLAQEGGQVVVGFTSAPGQGGILAQREFDRRFSPHFLDWAAFGVMTLPSIGIPLLLWYSSKRKYDTPKTKKN